In one window of Coralliovum pocilloporae DNA:
- a CDS encoding DMT family transporter — protein MSGLVFSAIIAAALLHAVWNAVVKGSADKELGMASVVAGYFPLGVLTLFFAPAPDLSSLPYILGSAVLHTGYQLFLLNSYRVGDLTQVYPIARGSAPLLVAAASVLFLGVEMGFQEGLAILMIGLGIISLSIVRRSEGQRNHHAGFLALMTGIFIASYSLVDGIGAREAGTALGFYGWMNISNSLLLMAVLISRRPRLLGDIAVHGRLGFLLGGPASFLAYALVIWAFTQAPIAMVTALRETSIVFALLIGVFFLKEKLNLTKVISTFITLAGAALLRLAK, from the coding sequence ATGTCCGGCCTTGTTTTTTCCGCGATTATCGCCGCCGCTCTGCTGCATGCAGTCTGGAATGCGGTGGTGAAGGGAAGTGCTGACAAGGAACTGGGCATGGCCTCTGTGGTTGCCGGGTATTTTCCACTCGGTGTGCTGACACTGTTCTTTGCACCCGCTCCGGATTTGAGCAGCCTGCCCTATATTCTTGGCAGCGCCGTTCTGCATACCGGCTATCAGCTCTTCCTGCTGAACTCCTATCGGGTTGGCGATCTGACACAGGTCTACCCGATTGCCCGTGGCAGCGCGCCGTTGCTGGTCGCGGCTGCATCCGTCCTCTTTCTCGGGGTTGAGATGGGATTTCAGGAAGGCCTTGCCATCCTGATGATCGGGCTCGGGATTATCAGCCTCAGCATCGTTCGGCGCAGTGAGGGTCAGCGCAATCATCATGCAGGCTTCCTTGCCCTGATGACGGGCATCTTCATTGCAAGCTATTCTCTTGTGGACGGGATCGGCGCAAGGGAAGCGGGCACAGCCCTCGGGTTTTACGGCTGGATGAACATTTCCAACAGTCTTCTGCTCATGGCTGTCCTGATCAGTCGTCGCCCTCGCCTTTTAGGCGACATTGCCGTCCATGGCCGCCTGGGTTTTCTGCTGGGAGGTCCGGCATCTTTTCTTGCCTATGCTCTGGTTATCTGGGCGTTTACCCAGGCACCGATTGCCATGGTCACAGCGCTCAGGGAAACAAGTATTGTGTTCGCGCTGCTGATCGGGGTCTTCTTCCTCAAGGAGAAGCTGAACCTCACCAAGGTTATCTCCACATTCATTACACTGGCCGGGGCGGCGCTGCTGAGACTGGCAAAATAG
- a CDS encoding Gfo/Idh/MocA family protein produces the protein MIRWGVLGTAKIAREAFVPAVQASHNGHLQAIASRSHGNAAAWAERYGFSRTFDDYDALLNSPDIDAVYIPLPTSHHVEWTLKAIEAGKHVLCEKPIALEASAVDALIDARDRSGLVVSEAFMVTYHPQWLKVRELIASGAIGTLRQVQGSFAYHLTDPGNMRNRMDLGGGGLLDIGVYPIVATRFVTGLEPARVQASVSRDAEFGTDIHASCRLDFGTFELSFYCATQLATRQGMVFHGDQGWIDVPAPFNAERYDATDIILHNQNNSASQTWQFRKQDQYQLQVEAFGDRITGVDTALFSLEDSRANQQVIDNLFASERQNGTWV, from the coding sequence ATGATCCGCTGGGGTGTTCTGGGAACAGCAAAAATCGCTCGGGAAGCCTTTGTACCGGCTGTTCAGGCCTCACATAACGGCCACTTGCAGGCGATAGCCAGCCGCAGCCATGGCAATGCGGCAGCCTGGGCCGAACGCTATGGTTTCTCCCGAACCTTTGACGATTACGATGCCCTGCTGAACAGTCCTGACATCGATGCGGTCTATATCCCCCTGCCGACCTCACACCATGTGGAATGGACCCTCAAAGCCATTGAGGCCGGCAAGCATGTGCTTTGCGAGAAACCGATTGCGCTTGAGGCCTCTGCCGTTGATGCGCTCATAGACGCCCGGGACCGTTCGGGACTGGTTGTCAGCGAAGCTTTTATGGTGACCTATCATCCGCAATGGCTGAAGGTCCGCGAACTGATTGCATCAGGCGCCATCGGCACGCTGAGGCAGGTTCAGGGTTCATTCGCCTATCATCTGACGGATCCCGGCAATATGCGGAACCGGATGGATCTCGGCGGCGGCGGCCTTCTGGATATCGGTGTCTACCCCATCGTTGCCACGCGTTTTGTCACCGGTCTGGAGCCTGCACGTGTTCAGGCTTCCGTTAGCCGGGACGCGGAATTCGGAACGGATATCCACGCATCCTGCCGCCTCGATTTCGGAACGTTTGAGCTGAGCTTCTATTGCGCCACACAGCTGGCGACGCGACAGGGCATGGTGTTTCATGGCGACCAGGGCTGGATCGATGTGCCCGCACCATTCAATGCGGAACGATATGATGCCACTGACATCATCCTGCATAATCAGAACAACAGCGCCAGCCAGACCTGGCAATTCCGCAAACAGGACCAGTATCAGCTCCAGGTGGAGGCTTTCGGGGACCGGATTACGGGCGTGGATACAGCTTTGTTCAGCCTTGAAGACTCCCGCGCCAACCAGCAGGTGATCGACAATCTGTTTGCCTCAGAACGGCAGAATGGCACATGGGTATAA
- the pyk gene encoding pyruvate kinase: MRRNRCAKVVATLGPASSSPEKIKELYMAGADVFRLNFSHGTYEDHKARFDAIRALEAEVGRPIGILQDLQGPKIRIGTLQGGKRTITAGDTVTFALGETAGETEIPLPHPEIFEAIAIGHYLLIDDGRLKLRVTSCLAEKIEAEVIYGGPLSDHKGVNLPDTVVNLSPLTKKDRADLDYGLSLGVDWVALSFVQRPGDMLEARELVGDKAGLMAKIEKPTALDNIDDIIRLSDAIMVARGDLGVEIPSEDVPGRQKELVKKCRLAGKPVLVATQMLDSMTKAPAPTRAEASDVATAIYDGADAVMLSAESAAGDYPVEAVSFMDRMIARTEGDKAYRSIITALEPSVEPTVQHAVSAAASSVAAMIGAKAILAYTMSGSTGSRIARMRPEVPIIVASPDLNIVRRMVLLWGAHPIQHEEISSFREMVERARNHVVDEGFCERNDRAVVVAGVPFGVRGSTNNLRVIEV; the protein is encoded by the coding sequence ATGAGACGGAACAGATGCGCCAAGGTCGTTGCCACATTGGGCCCGGCCAGTTCGAGCCCGGAGAAGATCAAGGAACTCTACATGGCCGGGGCCGATGTCTTTCGTCTCAATTTCAGCCATGGCACCTATGAGGACCACAAGGCGCGGTTTGATGCGATCCGTGCTCTTGAGGCAGAGGTCGGTCGGCCTATTGGCATTCTTCAGGACCTTCAGGGCCCGAAAATCCGGATTGGCACGCTGCAGGGTGGAAAGCGCACGATCACTGCTGGCGATACCGTCACATTTGCTCTCGGCGAGACCGCCGGAGAAACCGAAATTCCTCTCCCGCACCCGGAAATCTTCGAGGCAATTGCCATTGGGCATTATCTGCTGATTGATGATGGCCGTCTGAAACTGAGGGTCACATCCTGTCTGGCTGAGAAGATTGAGGCGGAGGTGATCTATGGCGGGCCGCTCTCTGATCATAAGGGTGTCAATCTGCCGGACACCGTGGTCAACCTGTCACCGCTGACCAAGAAAGATCGCGCCGATCTGGATTATGGTCTGAGCCTTGGCGTTGACTGGGTGGCCCTGTCCTTTGTGCAGCGGCCGGGCGATATGCTTGAGGCTCGCGAACTGGTCGGCGACAAAGCTGGTCTGATGGCGAAGATCGAAAAGCCGACGGCGCTGGACAATATTGACGATATCATCCGCCTGTCCGACGCCATCATGGTGGCGCGTGGTGATCTGGGCGTTGAAATTCCGTCAGAAGATGTGCCGGGCCGCCAGAAGGAACTGGTGAAGAAATGCCGCCTGGCTGGAAAGCCGGTTCTGGTGGCAACCCAGATGCTGGATTCCATGACCAAGGCGCCAGCCCCGACCCGGGCTGAGGCATCTGACGTGGCAACCGCTATCTATGATGGTGCCGATGCCGTGATGCTGTCTGCTGAATCTGCTGCGGGTGATTATCCGGTTGAAGCGGTGTCCTTCATGGACCGGATGATTGCGCGCACAGAAGGTGACAAGGCCTATCGCTCCATTATCACGGCTCTTGAGCCCTCCGTTGAGCCCACGGTTCAGCACGCAGTGTCAGCGGCTGCATCAAGCGTTGCGGCGATGATCGGGGCCAAGGCCATTCTTGCCTATACCATGAGCGGGTCGACCGGCTCACGCATCGCCCGTATGCGCCCGGAAGTGCCGATTATCGTGGCCAGTCCGGACCTGAACATCGTCCGCCGGATGGTTCTGCTCTGGGGTGCTCATCCCATCCAGCATGAGGAAATCTCCAGTTTCCGCGAGATGGTGGAACGGGCCAGAAATCACGTTGTTGATGAAGGGTTCTGCGAACGGAATGACCGGGCCGTAGTTGTCGCTGGTGTTCCGTTTGGCGTGCGCGGCTCGACCAACAATCTCCGGGTGATCGAGGTCTGA
- a CDS encoding ArsR/SmtB family transcription factor: MDKLNAVTAFRALGHDTRIEVFRLLIAEAPKGLPAGEIADRVGVVQNTMSSHLATLTQAGLIRAERRGRTILYGLNPDQLTALLSYLMEDCCGTRPECCLPVLKRKSEEGHSDGVIA; encoded by the coding sequence ATGGATAAGTTGAATGCTGTCACGGCCTTTCGCGCATTGGGTCATGATACCCGGATTGAGGTCTTCCGCCTGCTGATTGCGGAGGCACCTAAAGGTCTGCCTGCCGGAGAGATAGCGGACAGGGTGGGCGTGGTGCAGAACACCATGTCATCCCATCTGGCGACGCTCACGCAAGCCGGTCTGATCAGGGCCGAGCGTCGGGGGCGGACTATTCTCTATGGTCTGAACCCGGATCAGCTGACGGCACTTCTGTCTTATCTGATGGAAGACTGTTGCGGGACCCGGCCAGAGTGCTGTCTGCCGGTTCTGAAACGGAAGAGTGAAGAGGGGCACAGCGATGGCGTCATTGCATGA
- a CDS encoding helix-turn-helix domain-containing protein, with the protein MDALPGRNNGVADELLQYSRSGDDVKITESVFDSHETIFFEGDPSDRVYEIVDGVVMLYKLLPDGRRQVVEILGAGDIFGMASSDLYDTSAETLAPATIRHTVRRQAEQSEGWQQHMYTKLLHQLEDMHEHAVLLGRKSAFERVSTFLMKFVIDRGGVGCVGPKLDAPDESLVTLKMTRQEIADYLGLTIETVSRVLSTMKKRGLIVMPKQDRILIKNVCGMCHMTGMHE; encoded by the coding sequence ATGGACGCCTTGCCGGGCCGTAACAACGGTGTTGCCGACGAGCTGCTTCAGTACAGCCGTTCTGGTGACGATGTCAAAATTACCGAATCGGTTTTTGACAGTCACGAAACGATCTTCTTTGAAGGTGATCCGTCTGATCGCGTCTACGAAATCGTGGACGGGGTTGTCATGCTTTATAAACTCCTGCCGGACGGTCGTCGTCAGGTGGTCGAGATTCTGGGCGCCGGCGATATTTTCGGCATGGCCTCCAGTGATCTCTACGACACCAGTGCGGAAACACTGGCACCCGCTACAATCCGCCATACAGTGCGCCGTCAGGCCGAGCAGTCGGAAGGATGGCAGCAGCATATGTATACCAAGCTGCTGCATCAGCTTGAGGACATGCATGAACACGCTGTTCTTCTTGGCCGGAAATCAGCTTTTGAGCGCGTTTCGACATTTCTGATGAAATTCGTCATTGATCGCGGCGGCGTGGGTTGCGTCGGTCCCAAACTGGACGCGCCAGATGAGTCCCTGGTCACCCTGAAGATGACCCGTCAGGAAATTGCCGACTATCTGGGCCTGACAATCGAGACTGTCAGCCGCGTGCTTTCCACTATGAAAAAGCGTGGCCTGATCGTCATGCCGAAGCAGGATCGCATCCTGATCAAGAATGTCTGCGGCATGTGCCATATGACCGGCATGCACGAATAA
- a CDS encoding MIP/aquaporin family protein, with protein sequence MSADNLSRRLVAEMLGTGMLVCTVVGSGIMADKLTGDVALALLGNTIPTGAILVVLITVLGPISGAHFNPAVTLGFAIRREISPSDSMFYVGAQIIGGILGTLAAHGMFDLNILQTSSTVRTGGAQWFAEVIATFGLMFIILGGLRARADAVPWLVGLYITAAYWFTASTSFANPAVAIARSLTDTFSGIRPVDLPGFIIAECIGALLAVALCAWLLRGGRSGHH encoded by the coding sequence ATGAGTGCGGATAATCTCTCCCGCCGTCTGGTGGCGGAAATGCTGGGGACCGGTATGCTGGTCTGTACCGTTGTGGGCTCCGGCATCATGGCAGACAAGCTCACAGGTGATGTGGCGCTTGCACTGCTTGGCAACACGATCCCGACTGGCGCTATCCTTGTGGTGCTGATCACTGTTCTTGGCCCGATATCCGGTGCCCATTTCAATCCGGCGGTCACCCTCGGCTTTGCCATCCGACGCGAGATTTCTCCGTCTGACAGCATGTTTTATGTTGGGGCTCAGATCATTGGCGGCATCCTTGGCACGCTGGCCGCTCATGGGATGTTTGACCTGAACATTCTGCAGACCTCTTCCACGGTCCGTACAGGCGGCGCGCAGTGGTTTGCAGAAGTCATTGCCACATTCGGTCTGATGTTCATCATTCTCGGTGGTCTGCGGGCCCGGGCCGATGCGGTTCCCTGGCTGGTCGGCCTCTACATTACAGCCGCTTACTGGTTCACCGCGTCCACATCCTTCGCCAACCCGGCTGTGGCCATTGCCCGCAGTCTGACAGACACCTTCTCCGGTATTCGTCCGGTTGATCTGCCTGGTTTTATCATTGCCGAATGTATCGGTGCCCTGCTGGCTGTAGCGCTCTGCGCCTGGCTCTTGCGTGGAGGCCGCAGCGGCCATCACTAG
- the glpK gene encoding glycerol kinase GlpK, producing the protein MASYCLAIDQGTTSSRAIVFDGALKSVAVDQQEFPQHFPSSGWVEHDPEDIWTTVMETLSGAVRKAGINLSDLAAIGITNQRETTIVWDRATGKPVYNAIVWQDRRTAEFCTRLKEQGHEALVSERTGLLLDPYFSGTKVAWILDNVDGARAAADRGELAFGTVDCFLLWRLTGGRVHATDATNASRTMLYDIHRGCWDEDLLTLLNVPVSMMPEVKDSAADFGVSDEAVLGGSVPIAGIAGDQQAATVGQACFRPGMMKATYGTGCFALLNTGDKAVQSRNRLLTTIAYQLNGKPAYALEGSIFIAGAAVQWLRDGLGILEKAEQSGPMADEADTQQDVYLVLAFTGLGAPYWDAECRGAIFGLTRGSGPNELARAALEAVCYQTHDLLDAMRGDWADASGETVLRVDGGMVASDWTMQRLSDLLNAPVDRPHILETTALGAAWLAGYQTGLYPDMEAFSETWALERRFSPDMDAGIRDHKLSGWADAVSRTLSNRKN; encoded by the coding sequence GTGGCGTCTTATTGTCTGGCGATTGATCAGGGCACAACATCGTCGCGTGCGATTGTTTTTGATGGAGCGCTGAAAAGCGTCGCGGTGGACCAGCAGGAATTCCCGCAGCATTTCCCAAGCTCCGGCTGGGTGGAACATGACCCGGAAGACATCTGGACCACGGTTATGGAAACGCTGTCCGGCGCGGTCAGAAAGGCCGGAATCAATCTGTCCGATTTGGCTGCTATCGGCATTACCAATCAGCGCGAGACGACAATTGTCTGGGACAGGGCAACCGGCAAACCCGTTTACAACGCGATTGTCTGGCAGGACCGCCGGACGGCCGAGTTTTGCACCCGGCTGAAGGAGCAGGGGCACGAAGCACTGGTGTCAGAACGGACCGGCCTGCTGCTTGACCCCTATTTTTCCGGCACAAAGGTCGCCTGGATCCTGGACAATGTGGATGGTGCACGGGCGGCGGCAGACCGTGGTGAGCTGGCCTTTGGCACGGTGGACTGCTTCCTTCTTTGGCGGCTCACCGGTGGGCGGGTACATGCAACAGACGCCACCAACGCCAGCAGAACCATGCTCTATGACATTCATCGTGGCTGCTGGGATGAGGACTTATTGACGCTTCTGAACGTTCCGGTGTCGATGATGCCGGAGGTTAAAGACAGTGCGGCTGACTTTGGTGTCAGCGACGAAGCTGTTCTTGGTGGCTCTGTTCCGATTGCCGGAATAGCTGGTGATCAGCAGGCAGCAACGGTCGGTCAGGCCTGTTTCAGACCGGGCATGATGAAGGCGACCTATGGCACCGGCTGCTTTGCCCTGCTCAATACGGGCGACAAGGCCGTTCAGTCCCGCAACAGGTTGCTCACCACCATTGCCTATCAGTTGAACGGCAAGCCAGCCTATGCCCTGGAAGGATCTATTTTCATTGCCGGGGCAGCGGTGCAATGGCTCCGGGACGGGTTGGGCATTCTCGAAAAAGCCGAGCAGTCCGGTCCCATGGCAGATGAGGCGGATACACAACAGGATGTCTATCTGGTGCTGGCCTTTACCGGGCTGGGCGCACCTTACTGGGACGCAGAGTGTCGCGGTGCCATCTTCGGGCTGACACGCGGATCAGGCCCCAATGAGCTGGCCCGTGCTGCCCTGGAAGCCGTCTGCTATCAGACCCATGACCTTCTGGATGCCATGAGAGGGGACTGGGCGGATGCGTCCGGTGAGACGGTTCTGAGAGTGGATGGCGGCATGGTCGCCAGTGACTGGACCATGCAGCGTCTTTCGGATCTGTTGAATGCCCCGGTCGACAGACCGCACATCCTGGAGACGACGGCGCTTGGGGCAGCCTGGCTGGCCGGGTATCAGACAGGTTTGTATCCGGACATGGAGGCCTTCTCGGAGACCTGGGCGCTTGAACGGCGGTTCTCTCCGGATATGGATGCAGGCATCCGCGACCACAAACTCAGTGGTTGGGCGGATGCAGTTAGCCGGACGTTGAGCAATCGCAAAAACTAG
- a CDS encoding helix-turn-helix transcriptional regulator, translating to MSRSTRLFEIIQILRASAAPMTARQIADRLEVTERTVYRDMVVLQGMRVPIEGAAGIGYVMRSGFDLPPVNFDIEEVEAISVGLAMLSRSGDKGLIQAARRAADKLASVTELSQSLYSSRWGAEEPESIDMSEMRQAVREERKLALVYRDAQGVISERRVWPIAIAYHAEAIVIAAWCELRKDFRHFRPDRILSATLLPDTFPGQGNRLRQDWFKTYNDWL from the coding sequence ATGAGCCGATCAACTCGACTGTTTGAGATTATCCAGATCCTGCGAGCCAGCGCAGCCCCGATGACGGCGCGTCAGATTGCTGACCGGCTTGAGGTCACGGAGCGGACGGTCTATCGGGATATGGTTGTCCTGCAGGGCATGCGGGTTCCCATAGAGGGCGCCGCTGGCATTGGTTATGTCATGCGTTCGGGCTTCGATCTGCCTCCGGTCAATTTTGATATAGAAGAAGTCGAAGCCATCTCGGTGGGGCTGGCCATGCTGAGCCGGTCCGGTGACAAGGGCCTGATCCAGGCGGCCAGACGGGCTGCTGACAAGCTGGCGTCGGTCACTGAGCTCAGCCAGTCTCTCTATTCAAGCCGCTGGGGTGCAGAAGAGCCTGAATCCATCGACATGTCGGAGATGCGCCAGGCCGTGCGCGAAGAACGGAAACTGGCACTGGTCTATCGCGATGCGCAGGGCGTTATCAGTGAAAGACGAGTCTGGCCGATTGCTATTGCCTATCACGCCGAAGCCATTGTGATTGCAGCCTGGTGTGAGCTTCGCAAGGATTTCCGGCATTTTCGTCCGGACCGTATCCTGAGCGCAACGCTGTTGCCCGACACTTTTCCGGGTCAGGGCAACAGATTGCGGCAGGACTGGTTCAAGACCTACAATGACTGGCTGTAA
- a CDS encoding DMT family transporter — MSDGIVSGSMGKQATNSDRNRDRDRQTYLAGVVLVCLSAVVFSTAGLFTKGVGADAWSVIFWRGISAALLSVLFLALRSGVRSELARFDGYAWGAALLLAAGTAAFIPAFKLTTIANVAMIWAAAPFVSALLAWLFIRERPSKIVLAASGLAMLGVVIIVGGSIGTGHWVGDLLACWMTVMMAGAIVIYRKRPETPTVLPAALSSVLLLPPALWLAKPLETASGEISILLAFGLIFAVASITLSEGAKRLPAAQTALLGALETPLAPLWAFLLFAETPSQAALLGSGIILVAIVLPQVARHRKPGPENRCSK; from the coding sequence ATGAGCGACGGTATTGTATCAGGATCGATGGGCAAGCAGGCCACGAACAGTGACAGGAACAGGGACAGAGACAGGCAGACCTATCTGGCCGGTGTGGTTCTTGTTTGCCTGTCGGCGGTGGTGTTCAGCACTGCAGGCCTGTTCACCAAGGGGGTCGGTGCGGATGCCTGGAGTGTCATTTTCTGGCGAGGTATCAGCGCTGCGCTTCTGTCGGTCCTCTTTCTTGCCCTTCGCTCCGGGGTGCGGTCCGAGCTTGCGCGGTTTGACGGCTATGCATGGGGGGCGGCTCTTCTTCTGGCGGCAGGGACAGCGGCTTTCATTCCAGCTTTCAAACTGACCACCATTGCCAATGTGGCCATGATCTGGGCGGCGGCGCCATTTGTCTCTGCGCTGCTGGCCTGGCTGTTTATTCGGGAGCGACCGTCAAAGATTGTCCTCGCGGCCAGTGGCCTCGCGATGCTGGGTGTGGTGATCATTGTTGGCGGGTCGATAGGCACGGGCCATTGGGTCGGCGATCTTCTGGCCTGCTGGATGACTGTGATGATGGCTGGTGCCATCGTCATCTATCGGAAGAGACCGGAGACACCGACTGTCCTGCCTGCGGCGCTGTCGTCTGTTTTGCTGTTGCCTCCGGCTCTGTGGCTGGCAAAGCCGCTTGAAACAGCATCAGGCGAGATTTCCATCCTGCTGGCGTTCGGGCTCATTTTCGCCGTGGCATCCATAACCCTGTCGGAAGGAGCAAAACGCCTGCCAGCCGCACAGACGGCGCTGCTTGGCGCACTTGAGACACCACTCGCGCCGCTCTGGGCCTTTCTGCTGTTCGCCGAGACGCCATCACAGGCCGCATTGCTGGGAAGTGGAATTATTCTGGTCGCCATTGTCCTGCCGCAAGTGGCAAGACACAGAAAGCCAGGGCCTGAAAACCGCTGTTCAAAGTGA
- the glpD gene encoding glycerol-3-phosphate dehydrogenase: protein MRTQVDIAIIGGGINGCGIARDAAGRGYSVLLCEQDDLASGTSSSSTKLIHGGLRYLEHYEFMLVRKALMEREVLWANAPHIIWPLRFVLPHHKGLRPSWLLRLGLFLYDHLGGRKLLPPTSTLNLKTDDAGKPLRGDFAKGYEYSDGWVDDARLVSLNAQDAARLGADIRTRTKCVGLERKGGQWVVEMEDRSTGERSLVEAATVVNAAGPWIDTLLTESLGQKDARNVRLVQGSHIVVPKLFDHDKCYIFQNDDGRIVFAIPYQGDFTLIGTTDHDYSGDPANARITDAETDYLCELASDYFTTTVTRDDVVWTYAGVRPLYDDGATKAQEATRDYVIRPDGSRDEGVLINIFGGKITTYRKLAEAVMDAVGDAIGSKGQTWTEVAPLPGGNFETEAFDRLLASTYAGYPFFDDKTLYRLVRAYGTQVPEIFGSARVLEDCGRNFGAGLTELEVRYLMQHEWAQTAEDVIWRRSKLGLWMTEEQVTALAQWMADMQEKSAA from the coding sequence ATGCGGACCCAGGTTGATATTGCCATTATCGGAGGCGGCATAAACGGCTGCGGTATCGCCCGCGATGCTGCTGGACGTGGTTATTCGGTTCTGCTCTGTGAGCAGGATGATCTGGCCAGCGGCACGTCATCGTCTTCGACTAAGTTGATCCATGGTGGTCTGCGTTATCTGGAGCACTATGAATTCATGCTGGTGCGCAAGGCGCTGATGGAACGGGAAGTGCTCTGGGCCAATGCGCCGCATATCATCTGGCCGCTTCGGTTCGTGCTGCCGCATCACAAGGGCCTGCGGCCTTCATGGCTTCTGCGGCTTGGTCTGTTTCTTTATGACCATCTTGGCGGACGCAAGCTGTTGCCGCCGACCAGTACTCTTAATCTGAAGACGGATGATGCGGGCAAGCCTTTGCGAGGGGATTTCGCTAAAGGGTATGAATATTCTGACGGCTGGGTGGATGATGCCCGCCTGGTGTCGCTGAACGCCCAGGATGCCGCAAGACTTGGTGCCGATATCCGGACACGCACCAAATGTGTGGGGCTTGAGCGCAAGGGCGGCCAGTGGGTCGTCGAGATGGAAGACAGAAGTACAGGCGAACGCTCGCTGGTTGAGGCCGCGACAGTGGTCAATGCCGCTGGTCCCTGGATCGACACGCTTCTGACGGAAAGTCTTGGCCAGAAGGATGCCCGCAATGTGCGCCTCGTCCAGGGCAGTCACATTGTCGTGCCGAAGCTGTTTGATCACGACAAGTGCTACATCTTCCAGAACGATGACGGGCGGATTGTCTTCGCTATTCCCTATCAGGGAGACTTCACCCTGATAGGCACCACGGATCATGATTATTCCGGTGATCCGGCCAATGCCAGGATCACTGACGCCGAGACGGATTATCTGTGCGAGCTGGCGTCGGATTACTTCACCACCACCGTTACCCGGGATGATGTGGTCTGGACCTATGCCGGTGTGCGTCCGCTCTATGATGACGGAGCGACCAAGGCACAGGAAGCCACCCGCGATTACGTCATTCGCCCAGATGGCAGCCGTGATGAAGGGGTGCTGATCAATATATTCGGCGGCAAGATCACGACCTACCGCAAGCTCGCGGAAGCCGTAATGGATGCTGTGGGTGACGCAATCGGCAGCAAGGGGCAGACATGGACAGAAGTCGCTCCTCTGCCCGGTGGCAATTTCGAAACAGAGGCGTTTGACAGGCTTCTGGCGTCAACCTATGCCGGATATCCGTTCTTTGATGACAAGACCCTGTACAGGCTGGTTCGGGCTTACGGCACACAGGTTCCGGAGATTTTTGGTTCTGCCCGGGTTCTGGAAGATTGCGGACGGAATTTCGGTGCGGGCTTGACCGAGCTGGAAGTCCGATATCTCATGCAGCATGAATGGGCTCAGACGGCAGAGGATGTGATCTGGCGGCGGTCGAAACTCGGTCTCTGGATGACAGAAGAGCAGGTCACTGCGCTGGCTCAGTGGATGGCCGACATGCAGGAAAAGTCAGCCGCCTGA
- a CDS encoding arsenate reductase ArsC, with protein sequence MASLHDEGRIYNVLFLCTGNSARSILAEAILNNEGGERFRAFSAGSMPKGEPHSHALALLNKLGLPTDGLRSKSWDEFEGDSAPDLDFVFTVCDNAASETCPVWLGQPMQAHWGIPDPAAVEGTDAEISYAFADAYRMMRNRISIFINLPIETLDRLALKSSLDDIGAMADQDEGQAE encoded by the coding sequence ATGGCGTCATTGCATGATGAAGGCAGGATATACAATGTCCTGTTCTTGTGTACGGGGAACTCAGCCCGTTCAATCCTGGCAGAAGCCATTCTTAACAATGAGGGCGGGGAGCGATTCCGGGCTTTCTCTGCGGGTTCCATGCCAAAGGGGGAGCCGCATTCTCATGCTTTGGCTTTGCTCAATAAGCTGGGTCTGCCGACGGATGGGCTCCGGTCCAAGAGCTGGGATGAGTTTGAGGGAGACAGTGCGCCTGATCTCGATTTTGTTTTCACCGTCTGTGATAATGCGGCCAGTGAAACCTGCCCTGTCTGGCTGGGGCAACCCATGCAGGCCCATTGGGGCATACCGGACCCGGCTGCGGTTGAAGGAACAGATGCAGAGATCAGCTATGCCTTTGCCGATGCTTATCGGATGATGCGCAATCGGATCAGCATTTTCATCAACCTGCCGATTGAAACGCTGGACAGGCTGGCTCTCAAGTCTAGCCTTGACGATATTGGTGCAATGGCTGATCAGGATGAGGGGCAGGCTGAATGA